One window from the genome of Amycolatopsis sp. NBC_01480 encodes:
- a CDS encoding ABC transporter permease has translation MTIDAGTPIPLARVRGRTLGRLVRNPMGVAGGVLLLIVLVAGVFAPLLAPYAPAEVHFSTPFQQPGTVGFGLGTDDLGRDILSRVLYGTRASLEVGALSVLLAVVLGVPLGLLSGYWRWLDALVSRLADLMLAFPFLILAVGLAAINGGGLANAAVALGIAQIPTMVRVVRAETLRLKETDFVLAAHTMHAGPWRILGQHVLPNALPVIIVQATVIMPAAVLGEAILSFLGLGIQPPDPSLGIMLSDAQQYLFRTPWPGIFPGIALAVICLGFNLFGDALRDALDPKTSR, from the coding sequence ATGACCATCGACGCCGGCACCCCCATCCCCCTGGCCCGGGTCCGCGGGCGCACGCTGGGACGGCTGGTGCGGAACCCGATGGGCGTGGCCGGCGGGGTGCTGCTGCTGATCGTCCTGGTCGCCGGGGTGTTCGCGCCGCTGCTCGCGCCGTACGCACCGGCCGAGGTGCACTTCTCGACGCCGTTCCAGCAGCCCGGCACGGTCGGCTTCGGGCTCGGCACCGACGACCTCGGCCGCGACATCCTGTCCCGCGTGCTCTACGGCACCCGCGCATCACTGGAGGTCGGCGCGCTGTCGGTGCTGCTCGCGGTGGTCCTCGGCGTGCCGCTGGGGCTGCTTTCCGGGTACTGGCGCTGGCTGGACGCGCTCGTCTCCCGGCTGGCGGACCTGATGCTGGCGTTCCCGTTCCTGATCCTCGCCGTCGGGCTGGCCGCGATCAACGGCGGTGGGCTGGCCAACGCCGCGGTCGCGCTGGGCATCGCGCAGATCCCGACCATGGTCCGCGTGGTGCGGGCGGAAACGCTGCGGCTCAAGGAAACCGACTTCGTGCTGGCCGCGCACACCATGCACGCCGGGCCGTGGCGGATCCTCGGCCAGCACGTGCTGCCCAACGCGCTGCCGGTGATCATCGTGCAGGCCACCGTGATCATGCCCGCGGCGGTGCTGGGCGAGGCGATCCTGTCGTTCCTCGGCCTGGGCATCCAGCCGCCCGACCCGAGCCTGGGCATCATGCTGTCGGACGCCCAGCAGTACCTGTTCCGCACGCCGTGGCCCGGCATCTTCCCCGGCATCGCGCTGGCCGTGATCTGCCTGGGCTTCAACCTGTTCGGCGACGCCCTGCGCGACGCGCTCGACCCGAAGACCAGCCGGTGA
- a CDS encoding ABC transporter permease, translating to MLRHLLHRLWQSALTLVLASVVVFIGVRALPGDPATAMAGEQADPAAIAAVRAQLGLDDPLPVQYFKFVGHALTGDFGKSVRTGTPVREMIGATLPVTVQLAVFAMVIAVLAGMAGGVVAAVSRGRWPEWAANGFSLLALSIPTFWLGILAVLYLSVQLGWFPASGYVSPFEQPLRGLYYLTLPAVILGLAHAAVVQRQTRSSMVETLTADFVRTARAKGLGRGAVVFRYALRNSLIVVTTIVGLQLGGLIAGAVVTERIFSLPGIGKLTLDSVFTRDYPVIQAVVLVITSAYIVINLLVDFLYTVIDPRMRVSGRTR from the coding sequence GTGCTGCGCCACCTGCTCCACCGCCTCTGGCAGTCCGCGCTGACGCTGGTGCTCGCGTCGGTCGTGGTGTTCATCGGGGTGCGGGCGCTGCCCGGCGACCCGGCGACGGCGATGGCCGGCGAGCAGGCCGACCCCGCGGCGATCGCGGCGGTGCGCGCCCAGCTCGGCCTGGACGACCCGCTTCCTGTGCAGTACTTCAAGTTCGTCGGCCACGCGCTGACCGGCGACTTCGGCAAGTCGGTCCGGACCGGGACGCCGGTGCGCGAGATGATCGGCGCGACACTGCCGGTGACCGTGCAGCTGGCGGTGTTCGCGATGGTCATCGCGGTGCTCGCGGGCATGGCCGGCGGCGTGGTCGCGGCGGTTTCACGCGGCCGCTGGCCGGAGTGGGCCGCGAACGGCTTCTCGCTGCTGGCCCTGTCGATCCCGACGTTCTGGCTCGGCATCCTCGCCGTGCTCTACCTGTCCGTGCAGCTGGGCTGGTTCCCCGCCTCCGGTTACGTCTCGCCGTTCGAACAACCGTTACGCGGGCTCTACTACCTCACGTTGCCCGCGGTGATCCTCGGCCTCGCGCACGCCGCCGTGGTGCAGCGCCAGACGCGCTCGTCGATGGTGGAGACGCTGACCGCCGACTTCGTCCGCACCGCACGGGCGAAGGGCCTCGGCCGCGGCGCGGTGGTCTTCCGCTACGCCCTGCGCAACAGCCTGATCGTGGTCACCACCATCGTCGGGCTCCAGCTCGGCGGGCTGATCGCGGGCGCGGTGGTGACCGAGCGGATCTTCAGCCTGCCCGGCATCGGCAAGCTCACCCTCGACTCGGTGTTCACCCGCGACTACCCGGTGATCCAGGCCGTGGTCCTGGTGATCACCAGCGCCTACATCGTGATCAACCTGCTGGTCGACTTCCTCTACACCGTCATCGACCCACGTATGCGCGTCTCCGGGAGGACCCGATGA
- a CDS encoding ABC transporter substrate-binding protein, translating into MSPRSLYAALAVLAAATLTACVPVQHVSGRSEHHNDFGTPIGDQRVTNGGELVMGLSAEPDRLDPTTSSSLYTRYVMSTICEKLYDLNSAGDVVPQLATTLPTVSPDGLTVTIGVRTGIVFADGTPFDAKAVATSLQRHFSLKTSQRTSEMGPVKSIQATDVSHVVLHYKRPFAPITAALADRAGMIMSPAALAKEGDGFGDHPVCVGPFKFAGRVPQTSITVTRDPLYYDAKDVHLDKITYRIMADANIRAANLRSGDIQVADTISPQDVDALAKDPNLKVLQAPSLGYQGVTLNTGNVDGVGKPTKPIYTPLAKDPRVRQAFSLAIDRQTLVDTVFNNWFDPACSPIAPATPYASAASNACPAFDPAKARQLLHEAGVPIPYPVSMQVSNTQDQLRYAQALQASVAEGGFDLKIVPVEYSTLLDVQKRGTFEALMLGWSGRVDPDANTARFLSTGAGGNYGGFNSSTLDNLLGAASRSIDVKERAALYGQAVQLIQQQNPIVYTYRLRNLTVRSTRIAGVEVYSDGVVRLGKAAYLQNQEG; encoded by the coding sequence ATGTCCCCCCGGTCCCTTTACGCGGCCCTCGCCGTGCTGGCGGCGGCGACGCTGACGGCCTGTGTGCCGGTGCAGCACGTGAGCGGTCGCAGCGAGCACCACAACGACTTCGGCACCCCGATCGGCGATCAGCGGGTGACGAACGGGGGCGAGCTGGTGATGGGCCTGTCCGCGGAGCCCGACCGCCTCGACCCGACCACGTCCAGCTCGCTCTACACGCGCTACGTGATGAGCACGATCTGCGAGAAGCTCTACGACCTGAACTCGGCCGGCGACGTGGTCCCGCAGCTGGCGACCACCTTGCCGACGGTCTCCCCCGACGGCCTCACCGTCACCATCGGCGTCCGCACCGGCATCGTGTTCGCCGACGGCACGCCGTTCGACGCGAAGGCGGTCGCGACCAGCCTGCAGCGGCACTTCTCGCTCAAGACCTCCCAGCGCACCAGCGAAATGGGGCCGGTCAAGAGCATCCAGGCGACCGACGTGAGCCACGTGGTGCTGCACTACAAACGCCCGTTCGCGCCGATCACCGCCGCGCTCGCCGACCGCGCCGGCATGATCATGTCGCCCGCCGCGCTGGCGAAAGAGGGCGACGGCTTCGGCGACCACCCGGTCTGCGTCGGGCCGTTCAAGTTCGCCGGGCGCGTGCCGCAGACCTCGATCACCGTGACCCGAGACCCGCTTTACTACGACGCCAAAGACGTCCACCTGGACAAGATCACCTACCGGATCATGGCCGACGCCAACATCCGCGCCGCGAACCTGCGCTCCGGCGACATCCAGGTCGCCGACACCATCTCGCCGCAGGACGTCGACGCGCTCGCCAAGGACCCGAATCTGAAGGTGCTGCAGGCGCCGTCGCTGGGCTACCAGGGCGTCACGCTCAACACCGGAAACGTCGACGGCGTCGGCAAGCCCACCAAGCCGATCTACACACCGCTGGCCAAGGACCCCCGCGTACGCCAGGCGTTCTCCCTCGCGATCGACCGGCAGACGCTGGTGGACACGGTCTTCAACAACTGGTTCGACCCCGCCTGCTCGCCGATCGCGCCGGCGACGCCGTACGCCTCGGCCGCCAGCAACGCCTGTCCCGCCTTCGATCCCGCGAAGGCCCGCCAGCTCCTGCACGAGGCTGGGGTACCCATCCCCTACCCCGTCTCGATGCAGGTCTCCAACACCCAGGACCAGCTCCGGTACGCGCAGGCATTGCAAGCCAGCGTCGCCGAGGGCGGGTTCGACCTGAAGATCGTGCCGGTCGAGTACTCGACGCTGCTGGACGTGCAGAAGCGCGGCACGTTCGAGGCGCTGATGCTCGGCTGGTCCGGCCGCGTCGATCCGGACGCGAACACCGCCCGGTTCCTCTCCACCGGCGCCGGCGGCAACTACGGCGGGTTCAACTCGTCCACATTGGACAACCTGCTCGGCGCCGCCTCCCGCAGCATCGACGTCAAGGAGCGCGCCGCGCTGTACGGGCAGGCGGTGCAGCTGATCCAGCAGCAGAACCCGATCGTCTACACCTACCGCCTGCGCAACCTGACCGTGCGGTCCACCCGGATCGCGGGCGTCGAGGTGTACTCCGACGGCGTGGTGCGGCTCGGCAAGGCCGCGTACCTGCAGAACCAGGAGGGCTGA
- a CDS encoding gamma-glutamyltransferase family protein: MFQTRPTLQGTFGMVSSTHWLASAAAMAVLEDGGNAYDAATAAAFVLHVVEPHLNGPGGDVPMIVAPAGGAPKVLCGQGPAPAGATIEHYTSLGLDLVPGTGPLAAAIPGAFDAWLLLLRDHGTKPLRTVLGYAIGYAANGHPAVDRVGATVETVRELFETEWTSSAEVYLRDGKAPAAGALLKNPALAGTWRRVLAEAEAAGPGRETQIDAARKVWREGFIGEAIAEFSARPTMDTSGERHAGTLTGQDLATYEAVYEDPVTHTWNGWTIAKAGLWSQGPVLLQQLALLPEELDYATPDYYHTLIEGTKLVMADREAWYGDSSDVSLETLLSPQYNEIRRRLIGDQASHELRPGRPDGREPRLARHVEYVGAGGAVVTPVGAGEPTVAKDGATRGDTCHVDVVDRWGNMIAATPSGGWLQSNPVIPGLGFPLGTRLQMAWLDPGLPNSLAPGKRPRTTLTPSLALRDGVPVMAFGTPGGDQQDQWSTHFLLAVALRENVRGGLDLQGAIDAPNWHTDSFPSSFYPRTMEPGSVTVESRFGADVIASLEHRGHVVTVGEPWSEGRLCAVARDPETGVLSGAANPRGMQGYAAGR; the protein is encoded by the coding sequence ATGTTCCAGACGCGTCCCACCCTGCAGGGCACCTTCGGCATGGTCTCGTCCACCCACTGGCTCGCCTCCGCCGCCGCGATGGCGGTCCTCGAGGACGGCGGCAACGCCTACGACGCGGCCACCGCCGCCGCCTTCGTGCTGCACGTGGTCGAGCCGCACCTGAACGGGCCGGGCGGCGACGTGCCGATGATCGTCGCCCCCGCGGGCGGCGCGCCGAAGGTCCTCTGTGGACAGGGGCCCGCGCCCGCCGGGGCGACCATCGAGCACTACACCTCGCTCGGGCTGGACCTGGTCCCCGGCACCGGCCCGCTGGCCGCCGCGATCCCGGGCGCGTTCGACGCCTGGCTGCTCCTGCTGCGCGACCACGGCACCAAGCCCCTGCGCACCGTCCTCGGCTACGCGATCGGGTACGCCGCGAACGGGCATCCCGCGGTCGACCGCGTCGGCGCCACCGTCGAGACCGTGCGCGAGCTGTTCGAGACCGAGTGGACCAGCTCGGCCGAGGTCTACCTGCGCGACGGCAAGGCGCCGGCGGCGGGCGCGCTGCTCAAGAACCCCGCGCTCGCCGGCACCTGGCGCCGGGTGCTCGCCGAGGCCGAGGCCGCAGGCCCGGGCCGCGAGACGCAGATCGACGCCGCGCGCAAGGTCTGGCGCGAGGGCTTCATCGGCGAGGCCATCGCCGAGTTCTCCGCGCGGCCCACCATGGACACCTCCGGCGAGCGGCACGCCGGCACCCTCACCGGCCAGGACCTGGCCACCTACGAGGCGGTGTACGAGGACCCGGTCACGCACACCTGGAACGGCTGGACCATCGCGAAAGCGGGCCTGTGGAGCCAAGGTCCCGTGCTCCTGCAACAGCTCGCGCTCCTGCCCGAAGAGCTGGACTACGCCACGCCGGACTACTACCACACGCTCATCGAGGGCACGAAGCTCGTGATGGCCGACCGCGAAGCGTGGTACGGCGACAGCTCGGACGTCTCGCTGGAGACCCTGCTTTCCCCGCAGTACAACGAAATCCGCCGCCGGCTGATCGGCGACCAGGCCTCGCACGAGCTGCGCCCGGGACGTCCGGACGGCCGGGAGCCGCGGCTGGCCCGGCACGTCGAGTACGTCGGGGCCGGCGGCGCGGTCGTGACGCCGGTGGGCGCGGGCGAGCCGACCGTCGCCAAGGACGGCGCGACGCGCGGTGACACCTGCCACGTCGACGTGGTCGACCGGTGGGGCAACATGATCGCGGCGACGCCCAGTGGCGGCTGGCTGCAGTCCAACCCGGTGATCCCGGGCCTCGGCTTCCCGCTCGGCACCCGGCTGCAGATGGCCTGGCTCGACCCGGGCCTGCCCAACTCGCTCGCCCCCGGAAAGCGCCCGCGCACCACGCTGACGCCTTCACTGGCCCTTCGCGACGGCGTCCCGGTAATGGCGTTCGGCACCCCCGGCGGCGATCAGCAGGACCAGTGGAGCACGCATTTCCTGCTCGCCGTCGCCCTGCGCGAAAATGTGCGCGGCGGACTCGACCTGCAAGGCGCGATCGACGCGCCGAACTGGCACACCGACAGCTTCCCGAGTTCGTTCTACCCGCGCACGATGGAACCCGGCAGCGTGACCGTGGAATCGCGGTTCGGCGCCGACGTGATCGCCTCCCTGGAGCACCGCGGACACGTGGTCACCGTGGGAGAACCCTGGTCCGAAGGCCGGTTGTGCGCCGTCGCGCGCGACCCGGAGACCGGCGTGCTCTCGGGCGCGGCGAACCCCCGCGGAATGCAGGGATACGCCGCTGGGAGATAA
- a CDS encoding LysR family transcriptional regulator — protein sequence MERRQLEYFVAIVEHGGFTHAAKALRVAQPSLSRAIAKLEHELDVELFHRVGRNAVLSSAGQLMADRARLVLRDLDAMRAAARAVGDGLVGRVDVAATSSSALEPVISIIAELRERHPGVLVSTSSALSAAEVVAMVLQGRCEAGVCGSAERPSGQGLVAHHLRDEEFLLVAPPGTSLGGGASDGTVGWQDLEGMRFVVTKPATAVRALFDRLAASVSEVSIAAEVGDRSVVLPMVLRGIGAGLMPDGWADLARRAGAEVHRFSPPERLPQWLVHRSGPITAATQAFLDTTLARPA from the coding sequence ATGGAACGCCGCCAGCTGGAGTACTTCGTCGCGATCGTCGAGCACGGCGGCTTCACCCACGCCGCGAAGGCATTGCGGGTGGCGCAACCCTCCTTGTCGCGCGCAATCGCCAAGCTGGAGCACGAACTGGACGTCGAGCTGTTTCACCGGGTCGGCCGCAACGCGGTGCTCTCCAGCGCCGGCCAGCTCATGGCCGACCGGGCCCGCCTGGTCCTACGCGACCTCGACGCGATGCGCGCCGCGGCCCGCGCAGTCGGCGACGGCCTGGTCGGCCGCGTCGACGTCGCCGCCACCTCGTCCTCGGCACTGGAACCAGTGATCAGCATCATCGCCGAACTGCGCGAACGCCATCCGGGGGTACTGGTGAGCACGTCTTCGGCGCTGTCCGCGGCGGAGGTGGTGGCGATGGTGCTGCAGGGCCGGTGTGAGGCTGGGGTTTGCGGGAGTGCTGAGCGGCCTTCTGGGCAGGGGCTGGTGGCGCACCATTTGCGGGATGAGGAGTTTCTGCTGGTCGCGCCGCCGGGGACGAGCCTCGGCGGAGGTGCCTCGGATGGCACTGTGGGGTGGCAAGATCTCGAGGGCATGCGGTTCGTGGTGACCAAACCGGCCACCGCGGTACGCGCGTTGTTCGACCGCCTGGCCGCGAGTGTCAGCGAAGTGTCCATCGCTGCCGAGGTGGGGGACCGCAGTGTGGTCCTGCCGATGGTCCTGCGCGGCATCGGCGCCGGCCTGATGCCGGACGGCTGGGCGGACCTGGCCCGCCGGGCAGGCGCCGAGGTCCACCGTTTCTCCCCGCCGGAACGGCTGCCGCAGTGGCTCGTGCACCGCTCCGGCCCGATCACCGCGGCGACCCAGGCCTTCCTGGACACCACCCTGGCCCGGCCTGCCTGA
- a CDS encoding transposase, with product MPPRKRRSYTAEYKIEAAHRVIDSDRTIAEVARELGIDPGMFSVWVKDERRRIAAAGVHGEKPLEAAEQAELLRLRRQVAELEKDNAFLVKASAYFAAMQKNPRGSI from the coding sequence ATGCCTCCTCGTAAGCGTCGGTCGTACACGGCCGAGTACAAGATTGAGGCTGCGCATCGTGTGATCGACTCCGACCGCACGATCGCCGAGGTTGCCCGTGAGCTGGGGATCGATCCGGGGATGTTCAGTGTCTGGGTCAAAGACGAACGGCGGAGGATCGCCGCCGCCGGGGTCCACGGCGAGAAACCCCTGGAAGCTGCAGAGCAAGCCGAACTGCTGCGATTGCGCAGGCAGGTGGCCGAGCTGGAGAAGGACAACGCGTTCTTGGTAAAAGCGTCGGCGTACTTTGCCGCGATGCAGAAGAACCCGCGAGGTTCGATCTGA
- a CDS encoding IS3 family transposase, with protein MAKYAGPDEPAGSTPPEGTRFSVLRMARLLGVSTSGYYAYMKRSAATMLTPRRQRRADLAVKILDVHTESDGTYGSPRITAELRARGETVNEKTVAAIMAGIGIEGISPRTFKVRTTVVDPAASFPPDLVRRNFDQGKLDAVWLTDITYLTCGEGDLYLCAIRDGHSRRVLGHIVADHIGADMVCEAIDAAVACRSRGVAGTVLHSDRGGEFTAGLTARACDRYGLKRSMGETGICWDNSPAESFWSTFKHEYFYRHTFTVKAELVAAVDKWIGRYNNERRHSAIGMLNPVCYEQSLTGAAKAA; from the coding sequence ATGGCGAAGTACGCCGGCCCCGACGAGCCCGCCGGCTCCACACCACCCGAGGGCACACGGTTCTCTGTCCTGCGCATGGCGCGGCTGCTCGGTGTCTCGACGTCCGGCTACTACGCGTACATGAAACGTTCCGCAGCAACGATGTTGACGCCCCGGCGGCAGCGCCGCGCTGATCTGGCGGTGAAGATCCTCGACGTACACACCGAGTCCGACGGTACCTACGGGTCCCCGCGGATCACCGCCGAACTACGGGCACGCGGTGAAACAGTGAACGAGAAAACCGTCGCGGCAATCATGGCCGGAATCGGGATCGAGGGCATCAGTCCCCGCACCTTCAAAGTCCGCACCACGGTGGTTGACCCGGCGGCGTCGTTTCCGCCGGATCTGGTGCGACGCAACTTCGACCAGGGCAAGCTCGACGCGGTCTGGCTGACCGACATCACCTACCTCACCTGCGGTGAGGGTGATCTGTACTTGTGCGCGATCCGCGACGGGCATTCCCGCCGCGTGCTCGGGCACATCGTCGCCGACCATATCGGTGCTGACATGGTCTGTGAGGCCATCGACGCGGCGGTGGCCTGCCGCAGCCGCGGTGTCGCCGGCACAGTGCTGCATTCCGATCGCGGTGGGGAATTCACGGCCGGGTTGACGGCGCGAGCCTGCGACCGGTACGGGTTGAAACGGTCGATGGGTGAGACCGGTATCTGCTGGGACAACAGCCCCGCGGAATCGTTCTGGTCAACGTTCAAGCACGAGTACTTTTACCGCCACACGTTCACAGTCAAGGCAGAACTTGTTGCTGCAGTTGACAAGTGGATCGGTCGGTACAACAATGAGAGGCGTCACTCGGCTATCGGGATGCTCAATCCTGTGTGCTACGAACAGTCCCTGACAGGCGCAGCGAAAGCTGCTTGA
- a CDS encoding S1 family peptidase — protein sequence MRKARVAAVLSGVALFSLAAAGTSAAAQPRIIDGGNADSLHGAARMFAGGQELCSATIIAPDWILTARHCTQGAGGQQISFHIGSLDQTQGTSVNATEVHESTDADISLVKIDQQVQTDYAPLGSEGDVKVGDEAQVYGWGATCTDKPEIECQSQQLKVAKVNVTSIDCPDGAAGTSVCANRGDGITAGGDSGGPMYANGKQVGVASTSDRQSYTAYINVTLYRDWISSVAGV from the coding sequence GTGCGTAAAGCCCGTGTCGCCGCGGTTCTGTCCGGAGTGGCCCTGTTCTCGCTGGCCGCGGCCGGGACCTCGGCCGCCGCCCAGCCGCGCATCATCGACGGCGGCAACGCCGACTCGCTGCACGGTGCCGCCCGGATGTTCGCCGGTGGCCAGGAACTCTGCTCGGCGACGATCATCGCGCCGGACTGGATCCTCACCGCGCGCCACTGCACCCAGGGCGCCGGCGGCCAGCAGATCAGCTTCCACATCGGCAGCCTCGACCAGACCCAGGGCACCTCGGTGAACGCGACCGAGGTGCACGAGTCGACCGACGCGGACATCTCGCTGGTGAAGATCGACCAGCAGGTGCAGACCGACTACGCGCCGCTGGGCAGCGAGGGCGACGTCAAGGTCGGCGACGAGGCCCAGGTCTACGGCTGGGGCGCGACCTGCACGGACAAGCCGGAGATCGAGTGCCAGTCGCAGCAGCTGAAGGTGGCCAAGGTGAACGTCACCTCCATCGACTGCCCCGACGGCGCGGCCGGCACCTCGGTCTGCGCGAACCGCGGCGACGGCATCACCGCCGGCGGTGACTCCGGCGGTCCCATGTACGCCAACGGAAAGCAGGTCGGCGTCGCCTCGACGAGCGACCGCCAGTCCTACACCGCCTACATCAACGTCACGCTCTACCGCGACTGGATCTCCTCCGTCGCGGGCGTCTGA